The genomic stretch ATTTAAGACTTGGGAATTGCATAAAGGTAGGGCTACGGACCAATTGTTGATATAGTCATATAGTCCCAGACAACATACATGTCATCAATGTAATATTATAATGCATTGCCAATTTCTGCTATTTTTACTTCCTTTTAATGAATTGAGTACTCtcttcttctaccctttcttgcaCACAGAAATACCAGACCAAAGTTGACATGGATGGTCATCTTCCAAGCATTCCTTTGCGGCTTATTTGGGTAAGACATTCAATCTTGTTGAAACTGGTTCTGAACTTATCTGCCAAGTAGTGCCTCACATTGAGATGATTGAGGAGCATTGAGAATTCCCACTacacacttttattttttttctttccaacaaagGATATCCAGACATTCGTTCTGACTAATCATGTGGATGACCCCATAATCGAATGAACTAAGTCAATGAACTAGTGCCTCACATTGAGATGATTGAGGAGCATTGAGAATCATTAAACTTCCACCGAAAGTAGTTGAAAACATtcgggggtgtttggttcagtaaatcaaatggtgtatatatcggatatgaatgtcaatcttttgatagaaattcttctgaattatgtttctttctgaaaaatcgtttggttgccttgaggtaggggtgtcaatcggtcggtcaggctcggtttcggtccggattgagtcggtttcgatgtgaaaaatctgaaactgaaaccaaaccaataaggaaattccggtttcggtttggttttggtttcggtgcagtttggtttcggtttgtcttcggtttcttaaatcgatttgtaaccgggttggttttggtttttggtctagtttggattcgactttccatacaaatgtatacaaaactatgcaaattttgattttttttaatgaattttggagtgtttcgttgcttaccggtttggtttcagtttcggtgcagttggtttcggtttgtcttcggtttcttaaatcgatttgtaaccgggttggttttggtttcaatactccaaaccgaaccgaaccaataaggttttggttcggttcgatccgtgttgttatcTGTTTGGTCCATCCGGTTTTACCGGTttgatttaggaattgacacccctaccttgaggctagtacatgtttctcgcggattgagatattggctttcgtagagaacttctttccgctttctccttttatattaggtggtaaaaaggttgatcaaatctgagtttaagtgttgaggtaaactcagatttgaaacacatcctttgtaatatggtcattcatggaaagtaggatgctcacttatgaggatcaatctagtggaaccaaacagctccaaaaatttaagaattatcattctgatgaatgtcatcccaaagatttattGAACTAAACACCCCATTATGAATGACCCCAAGGAGATAAGAGAAGTCGGATTCAAATTGCTTTTTGAAGTGAAAATCACTTGCAACTTAGCTACCTGGTGGAACTATATGAATTTTTGAAGGATCTtatatgatctctctctctctctcatatttgttgaaaatcaaaatttattgtGTAACTATCTCAATGATAATTAACCCAAGGTGATAACACAATTGGTGAGTAACGAACTTGATACCAACTCCATGATGAATTTTTGAAGGATCTtatatgatctctctctctctctcatcaattATATGTATCATtacttaataaataattttcttcctttttttattggttAGGGGAACGATGTCTCAAAACTTATACGTGGCATGTTTACAATTAACTTCTGTGACATTTGCAACAGCCATGGGAAACCTTATTCCAGCCACAACATACATCATGGCTGTGATTTTCCGGTATGTTTCCAGCTCTTGATTTCATTTACTAATTGGAGTATCCCTTTATATTGATGGGGATTGATCGTGATCGTTGATGGGTTGACAAATCAAAGCCTAGAGAGGCTCAGGATTCGGACCCTAGCAGGTCAAGCAAAGATACTGGGGACCGCCATAGGCATAGGAGGGGCAATGGTGTTGACCTTTATATTGATGGGGATTGATCGTGATCGTTGATGATGGTTGACCTTACTCGTGCGTTTGGGAGTGGATCCCCAACATCACCAGTACCTCATGCTAGTAATTATGCACTGGGCTTGCTATTGGCCGTTGGATGTTGTTTAACTTATGCACTATGGTTGATTACTGAGGTATGGTCAATCTATTACAGATATCTAGTGTTCAGGCCGGTTTTGGCCTGATTTTCTCCCTATTTtaattttacttatttatttatttatttattgcagACTAAGATGAGCCAGAGTTATCCATGCTTCTACTCAATGACAACTTTGATATGTTTTATGGCATCAATACAAAGTGTCATTTATGCTTTTTGTATGGAGAGGAAGTCGGAGGAGTGGAAGCTTGGATGGAATATTAGGCTTTGGACAGTGGCTTACTCGGTATATAATGGAATATGGATAAAtataggggtgtaagtttagccttGACAACTTAAGGTCGTCCTGAGCCCAATAGGGCATAGACTAAGATTTTTTACCTTGAGGGCGGATTAAGGATGAAAAACATTGACCCTGCGTTAGGATTGGGCTGGGCCTGGGTTGCCTACTCCCAACCTAACCCGACCATGATTTTAACCCTGAATTATAAAATATAAGTGGCTATTATCCCATCCTttcatttataataatgaaatttgATTCATTGATTAACTtttattattgtgttgcacttcataattttaattttataatgaTCATTTGATATATtagtgcttcttttttttcttatatatttttttaatgtatagaacacaaatgaaaaaaaaaagttatcaatTAGGGTTAGCCCGACCTTGACAAAAATCAGGCATAATTAGGGTCAACCCGATCCAATCAAGGTCAGTTAGGGCTGGTTGGATTGGCATGAACCCGACAGGGTTAAGCCCAGGCATGAGCTTGAAAAAATTGGATAAGGTCAAGATTAAGTTTTGGGGACGTAGGGTTTGACTAGGGTTCAACCTGACACTGTTTCACCCTTAGACGAACGTGATGGAGTTTAATTGGTACTTTTATTTGCTTATTTTATATCTTATTAATGAATGGATTTGTTGTGGTTTTTGTGGCACTCGTGTAGGGACTGGTGGCAATGGGGCTGATGTTTACGCTCATAGCATGGGTGGTAAGTGTAAAGGGTCCATTGTTCGTATCAATTTTCAGCACTGTTTCACTTGTGTTGGTGGCGATTATGGCCTCCTTAATTCTTGATGAGAAGTTACATGTCGGAAGGTAAGAtatataattttcaatttcaataaaaggaaaattaaaattagTCATTTTTAAGGGTTAATGAGTACTGTGGTGATGTGAAATCTaatctaaaaatatatatatatatatatatatatttatatatttacaGCTTAGTAGGGGCTGCGTTGGTAGTTGTGGGATTGTATGTGGTGCTATGGGGGAAGGGAAAGGAGATGAAGAGAATGTCTCAGATTTGTACAGAATCAAAGCATTTCGGGGTGGCTGTCACTTCCGTACCGTCTTCTTCAGCTGAGTACTGTTGACAACTCCATCAGCCACAACCTTGACATTAACATCTCAGATGATGCTCCTCATAATCTGGCCATGGTTTCCCCAGCTGTGTCAGTAGgtgtagaagaagaaaatgatgaaataaaagaaggctGAAGGctggggaagaagaggaagtatTTGTGTGGCCTTTTATCTCCAACAAACTGATAATTTACTTCCATAGAAAACTGATAATACCTAAGTTTTATTGGTATATATTCTTGTCTGTTGGTAATGATCATGATAGTTAGTACCACCACAATACATAGTTGATATATCTGTCCACCCTCTTCCCTTGTATATATCCTTgtttaactctctctctctctctctcacacagtTAGCGATTTGGGCCTCTACCTCTCACAGTTACAAATTTTTTTGCAACATCTTTCTGTTTAAGAGCCATAAGTAATGATCATGTTAGTTAGTACCACCACAACACATAGTTGATATATCTATCCACCCTCTTCCCTTGAAAACAAGGGTTGTGTCCGGATGTGGGAATGCATGCAAATGCAAAGGGTAGGttcctcttccctctctctctctctagttagagagagagagagtactatGAACTTTGGGCTTTGGCCAACTTCTTTTATTAGTTTGTAGGGGACTAGGAGTTGGTTTAGATTTGGGTTAAGGTCATGGTTCAAATGTGTGGGCATGGTCTGGTTCATTGGAGAGAACTAAGAGATGCTGTAAGATTTGTGGTAAGATGTTGGTTCTGTAGTGAGGACATGGGCAGGTTCATTAGAGATGGAAAAGTCAATTGGTTGGGTAAGCACAGATGTAGCCATGTAGGGCTTGGATTTGGATTATTATTCCCTTTCCCCTATAAGCTTAATGACATTCTTCCcttggaagaaaaaataataataaaaaaaaaatcgagtgGGGGCTAAAGGAATTAGTTGCGAGGCAAGCTGtaaatttgagtttttatttcaaatacACCTTATATTTGGTGACACAGTATACAAATTAACCAGTTGTCAGCTCAAAACAACTATGGGGGAAGTGTTTCTCTTGGGGGAGTGTGGTTTCTGTACCCCGTGAGGGCTAGTGAGCTTGTATAAAAAAACATTTACATAGatgttattttctatttcatgggAGATGGATTGGTCATTTCGCCACCCATGTGTAAGGGTCATACTTCCTTGCAAAAACTTTTTTctcaataattatatacaccTTTTTCAAATTTGGTGAGGGTTCCTGAAAGGCAACGTGGCCTCCGCACCAGCACAGGAGTTAATGGGAATGCACgaggaagcatcaataggggcagGATTTCCCCCTTTCATGAGGGAGTGAGGCAGTCATTTTGACCCTCTCTATGGCTGGTCGGGTGCAAGGGCCACACTgccttcaggcttctttttcaCAACAAAATTATGGGGAAGTGAATGCTACCCAGTTGTGCCCTCTATGCTTAGACATAGGATGCCGTGAAAAGATGCCCCTACCCCTTTTGTTGGATGTTTATGCACGTGCACTTCCATTGGCCAAGGCACTGGTGCAGTGGCCACACGATCATGTAGCATTATTCTtcctaaaattatatataatctctcaagaaaagaaccTTGTCAGTTTTTTGTTGCCTACACCCATACAGGAAGACGCAAAAAGACCACATTGTTATTCCACCCACATGGGTTGAAGGTGCTCCTGCATGTTCTCCCATTGACCCCGCACACTGATTTTGCCTACACCAGATTAGCATAATTCCTAATCTCAGATAAGAAACAAGTAAATAACTTCTTCCAACCAGAACACTACtaccaaagaaaataaagaattctACACAACTGGAGACAGACAAGCAACCACTGACATGAAGCTCATTACATAGGGCAATAAACTCTTGCTATATGTAGCAAATCCCATTTTCAGAAAAAAGCAATGTCATTTCAGAGAGTCAACTAGACTACAGAAATACTATTCaatcagattttttattttttttggaataattaACGGCTATTAATTTGTTTAatagaattttaatttgaattcgTTACAGATTAGGGATGACGTtgtaatggaaataaaaaaatcaaactaaaatAGGAATTAATTTTTATAAGGATATTCTTGTAGTAGCCTATTACCATCACCATATAAGGCAAGAGATAATTATCAATTGTGTTCTTGGTAGGAGGTATAACCATATAAGAAGTAAGAAGATCTTCCTTTCCAAACTCCAATGTACAGATGAATCTCACTGTGCTGTCAAAGcttgcttgttcttgttctctTCTACCTTCCcaatctcctctcttttttattttctggtttttgaaTCTGCCTTGTAGTTAACAGTGAGTTTCCTTCAATTTTGCTGAACAAGATACACATGGCTGCTGGTCTCTGCTACTTTCTTCATGGCCTGAAACCGACAATGGTGGTGTTGCTAGCTAAGATCATTGTTGTGGGGCTTAATTAACTCTTCAAGTTGGCAGCCATGGATGTTATGAAGCTGAAAATCTTGGTTGCTTACCGATGCATCTTCGCAACCATTTTTGTTGGCtccctttgctttctttgtggAAAGAAATTGTTGGCAAATCAGGTTTTGACTAGGAAAACTAGGCCGAGTTTGGTTAAAAGATTAGAAACATGGTCAAGAGTTATGAAGACTCATCCTGTATGAAAAATTGACAAAACTGAGGCCAAATCATACCGAGTCATTCAAGACTCGTTTGTTTTGCCCGAGTTACAACAAAACGGCCGATTCTTGTCAAAAGTTTAAGTTAGCATTTCTGATAgttttgaactaaaatatattctaatgatgttaaatgttcaatgatTGAAGTCTTCTGTAttgcttaccaaaaaaataaaaagtcttaTGTATTGAATCTAGTGACTATTGAGTGTATACATTtaagttttaattaaaaaaacatgatttgtGACCATGACATGTCCAAGTCGGATCTTATCACTTTCATCCAATAGACAATAAATGATGAGCTttataaagaaaatttgaaaaacaaacacttttattctatcttgtctcaattaattaatttattaattatttatttggattgcttgAGAAAAACTAGTatggaaataagagagagaaatttgaCATGACTCACCTGGTTTTTTGTGACTTGCTTTTACTCACTAGGATTTAAAGAGGACGAATCGAGTCACAAAACCTAGTTTTTCAACAATGGGAAAGATACGTTGATACCTTaagggtggtttttttttttttttgggctggAATCGAAGACTATGGCTCTACATAGCCAGAGTTCGAATCAGATTCTCGTACTAGAACTATTCTTGTATATATGCCATTAGGCTAACACATGGATTCTAATTTTTAGGAGGCCTATGATAATGGGAGAGAATAAGTagttgattgaattagactttgTCCATAAAGAGAATGGATCCATTGCTCGACTGATCACCTAGTTGTTCGAGTGAGCATCCAACACTTGTTTCACTTCCTGCCATTACATGGGTGAAGATGGGTATATTTGGAAGCAAATTAAAGAGACATACATTGAATGTTCACATGTACAATCAAGTGATAGTACGAGCAGTGGATCAAATCTCATCCATAAATATTATATTCTTAATTTGTTAACAAACAAGAAGAATGCATATTAAATAAGTTCTGAAGGATCCGAGTTTTTGACTCATGCAAACTTCAGAATTTTAAGAAATCATCACATTTAATTACTCATTGGCACGGTATACAACTCGGTTAACTCAGCCGAGTCTTATGCACTAGTACTCTCTATGTTTACTTGATTCCCTAGTGCCTCCCAGTTGAGTTGACTCAGAGTTGAGTTTTGAATCAGCAAGTCATGAGGCAGAGCTAAGATTTAGAGCTTGGGAGCTGCATTTTAACAATGTAATATATATTACAATGCATTGTTAATATGTATTTGCTTATGAGTAATTAATCACTTCTTCTATACTTTCTTACACACAGAAATAGCAGACCAAAATTGATATGGATGGTCATCTTCCAAGCATTCCTTTGTGGTTTATTAGGGTAAGTCATTCAATCTTCTTGAAACTGATTCTGAACATGTCGCTGAGTAGTGCCTCACTTTGAGATAATAGAGGAACACCTCTTGGGATTAAGGATTTAAATCTTGGGAATTGGATCAATATCAGTCTTTGCTAATACTAGTATGATATCAATTAAGATCGATTCGTATCAGCTTGGATCAGTCACTATTTattgtaaaaaaattattttttttctcatgattTTACTCTTAATCTGATATCGATATGCGATCCAAATTCCACTAGATATCAATATTAGTCTCAACCAATACCGTTGCTTAAAAACCTGCTTGGGACCCAAGTGTGTGACTTCCCAATTTCCACTTAGTAGATAGGAGAGCATTCATATATAattaatcctctctctctcatcgatAATAAATAGCTGTACTAAAGCTAGACTAAGCACACAAGTAGCATCCCAATGGTTTCATTCTTGTGGAGTGAAGTTCATACCTTTGCATTAACGTGTCTAGTCATAATAAAGGGTGAATCGAACGAAAGTGGATCAGCTTCTCGTATGAAATTGATCCATACACATGGAATCTATGAGAACTTGATCCACTCTCAACTGAAGGGCATAAGGCTGAATATATgaaccccaaggggttagcgCAGTTGGTTTGGAGGAGACACAGTACTCCGCCTCAGGAAGCAAGGTCACGTGATCAAACCTTCGCTattgcacctaacttcttggggcgATCGCATGAGAATTTCCATCTTGGACTGACCTGATCCTATGTAAGCGGTATCATAGCAACCCAAAGATTAGTTAGGTCAAAAATCCTGATACCCTgggtattaaaaaataataataaataaatatatatatatatatatatatatacacacattgAAACTTAACCCATGACTCGAGTCTTAGAGTGTGATGTGAACCACTGGTCCTAAAGGTTGAGGAAAAGTTTGGCCAACCAAACTCATAGACCTTTTGTATGGTCCACCCTTTCTAATGGGAACCAACTCAATATAGATGTGGGcccattaatatatatatatatatatatatatataaacattgAAACTTAACCCATGACTCGAGTCTTAGAGTGTGATGTGAACCACTGGAAAGTTTGGCCCACCACACTCATAGACCTTTTGTATGGTCCACCCTTTCTAATGGGAACCAACTCAATATAGATGTGGGCCCATTGTCAGATCCAATTTCCAAGTTGGTGGGTTTTTCACAATAGGGATGACTTGTTGAGACAAAGGCTAACTGTGGAGTATATCCCGATCTCCCAAATAGTATTACTTTGTTGAAAGGCCCATGAGGATCATGTTCTTGGTGAGAGTGGAGGCCCATTTGTGTTTTTCCTTTGCCCTTTTCCCCTTGAAGGGGAGGGGCGTGAGGGACCAATTCAAGCAATCTAgagatgctatatatatatatatatatatactgtcTTTCTCATCCCATGGCCTGCCCATGGGACCTGATTATAGCTGATCTTTGGATCGTTCCCATCCCATGGCCTTCCCATGGGCCTAAAGCATATCATTATACTTCCTTGTACGCACTCATGGGCCTAATTGATGTTGTGATGCTGTCTATTCCATGGACCTACCCATGGGTTTCAACTCAACCCAGCTCACAGAGGAAGAAATGGCACAAATTGGAGAAAATTTCATACATTTGTGTTACAAAGTTGTGTTATTGTATTGAATGAATATGCATTGGAAGCTCCCCCAGCCATCATTGATGCTTTGAAGGATTTGTGGATCTACATTGCAACCTTGGTCCAATGGCTTTTCTCTTGATATTCCTGTATAAAAAATGCATTTGTTAAGAAAACTCCTCaaataacagagagagagagagagagagagagagagagagagagagagagagagagagagagagagagagagagtctaacattaaattttcttccttgttttgttgTTAAGAATCATGATATGTAGATTCAAGACCAAAGCACTTCAAAAAAGGCTTTAAGAATTGTTCTAGGTAATAGCAGGGATTAACACAAAAGTGCATTAGTGTTCTTCGTTTGACCACCATTGGTGAAgattctcccatttcttctatttcttcttcaccATCTtgttccttcctctcctttagTTTTGTTCTTCTTGTGGATGTTGTCAAGTGGCCTCTGATGGTATTCACCTGCGATCTTGTACTTgcattaattttatatttttggtttGCACTAATAATACATCTTCAACTTTAGtatgagataaataaataaaaataaaaataaaaaaccaatccAAAATATGtagatgaataaaaaaaaaaaaaaaagcgaaaaTTATGAATCTGAaatatataaatagaaataaatacaaGTTGGGCATATGATTGAATCGTTTCACATAATTTGACATTCGGTTAATCAGTGAGTGACCTTAATTACTCATATGATtaaaaattgccacatcatcaacCACGTGAATAAAATAGTTGGAACATGTTTTTAAGCATAAA from Macadamia integrifolia cultivar HAES 741 chromosome 11, SCU_Mint_v3, whole genome shotgun sequence encodes the following:
- the LOC122093521 gene encoding WAT1-related protein At1g68170-like isoform X1, with amino-acid sequence MVDLTRAFGSGSPTSPVPHASNYALGLLLAVGCCLTYALWLITETKMSQSYPCFYSMTTLICFMASIQSVIYAFCMERKSEEWKLGWNIRLWTVAYSGLVAMGLMFTLIAWVVSVKGPLFVSIFSTVSLVLVAIMASLILDEKLHVGSLVGAALVVVGLYVVLWGKGKEMKRMSQICTESKHFGVAVTSVPSSSAEYC
- the LOC122093084 gene encoding WAT1-related protein At1g09380-like, producing MAAGLCNFLHGLKPTMVMLLVQVIGAGLNLMLKLASKDGMNLQILVAYRCIFATIFLAPFAFFLERNTRPKLTWMVIFQAFLCGLFGGTMSQNLYVACLQLTSVTFATAMGNLIPATTYIMAVIFRLERLRIRTLAGQAKILGTAIGIGGAMVLTFILMGIDRDR
- the LOC122093521 gene encoding WAT1-related protein At1g68170-like isoform X2, with product MVDLTRAFGSGSPTSPVPHASNYALGLLLAVGCCLTYALWLITETKMSQSYPCFYSMTTLICFMASIQSVIYAFCMERKSEEWKLGWNIRLWTVAYSGLVAMGLMFTLIAWVVSVKGPLFVSIFSTVSLVLVAIMASLILDEKLHVGRYTWLLVSATFFMA
- the LOC122093521 gene encoding WAT1-related protein At1g68170-like isoform X3, yielding MVDLTRAFGSGSPTSPVPHASNYALGLLLAVGCCLTYALWLITETKMSQSYPCFYSMTTLICFMASIQSVIYAFCMERKSEEWKLGWNIRLWTVAYSGLVAMGLMFTLIAWVVSVKGPLFVSIFSTVSLVLVAIMASLILDEKLHVGS